The following proteins come from a genomic window of Polyangiaceae bacterium:
- a CDS encoding pyridoxal-phosphate dependent enzyme yields the protein MSRSLPTPHKLVHAPTPVRRLDALCQAGVEIWVKDDGVSHPDYGGNKIRKLEWLLSEAERRGARRIVTSGAAGSHHVLATTLFAERAGIAVAAVICPQPRTPHAISMLRATVGTGAELHAVGSMAGVPLGTLRVLRRGDYLIPPGGSNVLGTLGYLRAVAELVGQIRSGEAPEPDVLVAPLGSGGTVAGLLAGVLREGLRARVVGVEVATLPALGSAMVLALSAAALRRDGGSAGLGRLRRQLEVDGRFLGRGYGAPTSAGEKAMEVGRNLGLGLDPTYTAKTFARVLELADTPRLGGRPLRVLYWHTLSSASLAPRLAAAPAFEALPAGLQELLPAPRS from the coding sequence GTGTCCCGATCGTTGCCCACCCCGCACAAGCTCGTGCACGCACCCACGCCGGTGCGCCGGCTCGATGCGCTCTGCCAAGCCGGCGTGGAGATTTGGGTCAAGGACGATGGCGTCAGCCATCCGGACTATGGCGGGAACAAGATCCGAAAGCTCGAGTGGCTGCTGTCCGAAGCGGAGCGCCGCGGCGCGCGGCGCATCGTGACCTCGGGCGCGGCCGGCAGTCACCACGTGCTGGCGACCACGCTGTTCGCCGAGCGGGCGGGCATTGCCGTTGCGGCCGTCATCTGCCCGCAGCCGCGCACGCCGCACGCCATCAGCATGCTGCGGGCCACGGTGGGCACGGGCGCCGAGCTGCATGCCGTGGGCTCGATGGCGGGCGTTCCTCTGGGAACGCTCCGGGTGCTGCGCCGCGGCGACTACCTGATCCCCCCCGGCGGCTCCAACGTGCTGGGCACCCTCGGCTACCTGCGGGCGGTCGCCGAGCTCGTGGGGCAGATCCGCAGCGGCGAGGCGCCCGAGCCCGACGTGTTGGTGGCGCCCCTCGGATCTGGCGGGACCGTCGCGGGCCTGCTGGCCGGAGTGCTACGAGAAGGGCTGCGGGCTCGGGTCGTGGGCGTGGAGGTGGCCACCCTGCCCGCCCTCGGCAGCGCGATGGTGCTGGCGCTCTCCGCTGCGGCGCTCCGACGTGATGGCGGCAGCGCGGGCCTGGGCCGGCTTCGCCGACAGCTCGAGGTGGACGGTCGCTTCCTGGGACGAGGCTACGGCGCGCCCACTTCAGCGGGGGAAAAAGCGATGGAGGTCGGCCGAAACCTGGGCCTCGGCCTCGACCCCACCTACACCGCCAAGACCTTCGCACGGGTGCTAGAGCTGGCGGACACGCCACGCCTCGGTGGGCGTCCGCTGCGGGTCCTGTACTGGCACACCCTGAGCAGCGCATCGCTTGCGCCGCGCCTGGCCGCCGCGCCCGCCTTCGAAGCCCTACCCGCGGGGCTCCAGGAGTTGCTCCCGGCCCCCAGATCCTGA
- a CDS encoding GGDEF domain-containing protein produces the protein MPDDLFETTVEVTVTRDFTRSWRRSVPGQAFLVVIAGPRLGHRVILGEQTIDIGRGSACGLQLDADSVSRLHARITWDGHHHHAVDLRSTNGTYVNEARITDHVLSDGDRLQIGKVLLKYISSANVESAYHEEIQRLMRYDGLTGINNKSHFDETFHNVVWRARMDPKPLSLIVFDLDHFKNINDTHGHTAGDAVLRQVAGVVAQQVPQHFLLARVGGEEFAILCPGAQLEAARQLAERVRAAVEGTRFEFDGTHIPVTVSLGVAERLTTDTAPETLYERADAQLYAAKGGGRNRVC, from the coding sequence GTGCCGGACGACCTTTTCGAGACCACCGTAGAAGTCACCGTTACGCGGGACTTCACTCGTTCCTGGCGGCGTAGTGTGCCCGGGCAGGCGTTCCTCGTCGTCATCGCGGGGCCCCGGCTGGGACATCGGGTGATCCTGGGCGAACAGACCATCGACATCGGTCGCGGCTCCGCCTGCGGACTGCAGCTGGATGCCGACAGCGTCAGCCGCCTCCACGCGCGCATCACCTGGGACGGTCACCACCACCACGCGGTGGATCTGCGCTCGACCAACGGCACCTACGTGAACGAGGCGCGCATCACGGATCATGTCCTGAGCGATGGTGATCGCCTCCAGATCGGGAAGGTGTTGCTCAAGTACATCTCCAGCGCCAACGTGGAGAGCGCGTACCACGAGGAGATCCAGCGCTTGATGCGCTACGACGGTCTCACCGGCATCAACAACAAGAGCCACTTCGACGAGACCTTCCACAACGTGGTGTGGCGAGCTCGGATGGATCCCAAGCCGCTCAGCTTGATCGTGTTCGACCTGGACCACTTCAAGAACATCAACGACACCCACGGCCACACGGCGGGGGACGCCGTGCTGCGCCAGGTGGCGGGAGTGGTGGCGCAGCAAGTGCCGCAGCACTTCCTCCTGGCTCGGGTCGGGGGAGAAGAGTTCGCGATCCTGTGCCCCGGCGCTCAGCTGGAAGCGGCCCGGCAACTGGCGGAGCGGGTGCGCGCGGCGGTGGAGGGCACGCGCTTCGAGTTCGACGGCACGCACATTCCGGTGACGGTGAGCTTGGGCGTGGCCGAGCGGCTGACCACGGACACCGCTCCAGAAACGCTGTACGAGCGCGCGGACGCGCAGCTCTACGCCGCCAAGGGCGGCGGTCGCAACCGCGTGTGCTGA
- a CDS encoding P-II family nitrogen regulator yields MKKVEAIIKPFKLDEVKDALSEVGIQGMTVTEVKGFGRTGGKKEVYRGSAYVVDFVPKVKLEIVVPDELVLQVIDAIEKSAKTGRIGDGKIFVLPLDEAVRIRTGERGDNAI; encoded by the coding sequence ATGAAGAAAGTCGAGGCGATCATCAAGCCGTTCAAGCTCGACGAGGTCAAGGACGCGCTCTCCGAAGTCGGAATTCAGGGCATGACCGTGACCGAGGTGAAGGGCTTCGGACGGACCGGCGGGAAGAAAGAGGTTTATCGCGGGTCGGCCTACGTCGTCGACTTCGTGCCCAAGGTGAAGCTGGAGATCGTGGTGCCCGACGAGCTGGTGCTCCAGGTCATCGACGCCATCGAGAAGAGTGCCAAGACCGGTCGCATCGGTGACGGCAAGATCTTCGTGCTCCCGCTCGACGAAGCAGTGCGCATTCGCACCGGCGAGCGCGGGGACAACGCGATCTGA
- a CDS encoding HAMP domain-containing histidine kinase — MSATAAKLGSRALGWQVTFTLGTAAVVSLVPRFLLLRGDVANDATRGLLAAVAFGGVVAVIRNAIVLRRHRFVLRALALGSRAVEGYELQELNQDAGRVTAGWLIPPLVALAALATVFRPVLLDLTTGISVALVGSVFVAAAALSLHVVIRSRILRAIELAPPDVLGEVVEPMERDGLPRRRTVRRLLVAVMLPVAFVAIGSALIANAHVRRADERQREETARVLARVGLDEVFGVLPDAGLGDALDQAHDLGFDARVFEAVARYRVERDENGVVELTTPLDEGSARVRFSGSTVGVLSLGSALAALFAIVLAGLLGTRLGRSLQNDLAIATRGIRLLGTEAVISGGTRVMRPARYRDVEALGRAIERLADRFRVFARAQERAIAARERAARMRGLFFASVSHDLKSPLNAILGFTELVRQLEPVTAEQAQSLDLIERRGRELLALIETILDAARVEAKQLNLVREPVRISELLSDAVAKGKDLGGDRAVELVTEISEGIPTLELDRVRVARAIAALIGHALRSADRSFVRMRATPSRTGGARIDIEVPSAKLSARQLEALLEPSYTPSRGEHRGLVLGLGLARAVVDQHGGSISVADRGDKGSVLSVRLPAG; from the coding sequence ATGAGCGCGACGGCGGCGAAACTCGGCTCGCGGGCGCTGGGCTGGCAAGTCACGTTCACTTTGGGCACCGCCGCGGTGGTCAGCTTGGTGCCCCGTTTCTTGTTGCTCCGGGGCGACGTCGCCAACGACGCGACGCGCGGGCTGCTCGCGGCGGTGGCCTTCGGGGGCGTGGTGGCGGTGATTCGCAACGCCATCGTGCTCCGCCGCCACCGTTTCGTGCTGCGTGCCCTGGCGCTCGGCTCGCGGGCGGTCGAGGGCTACGAGCTCCAGGAGCTCAATCAGGACGCAGGGCGCGTGACCGCCGGCTGGTTGATCCCGCCGCTCGTCGCCCTGGCGGCGCTGGCCACGGTGTTTCGACCGGTGCTGCTGGATCTGACCACCGGTATCAGCGTGGCGCTGGTCGGGAGCGTCTTCGTGGCGGCTGCCGCCCTGTCGCTGCACGTGGTCATCCGCTCGCGGATTCTGCGCGCCATCGAGCTGGCGCCGCCGGACGTGCTGGGTGAGGTGGTCGAGCCCATGGAACGCGACGGCCTACCGCGCCGGCGGACGGTGAGGCGGCTCCTGGTTGCGGTGATGCTGCCCGTCGCATTCGTGGCCATCGGCTCCGCGTTGATCGCCAATGCACACGTACGGCGCGCGGACGAGCGCCAGCGCGAAGAGACCGCGCGAGTGCTCGCTCGGGTGGGGCTCGACGAAGTCTTCGGCGTGCTTCCGGACGCGGGCCTGGGCGACGCGCTGGATCAGGCGCACGATTTGGGCTTCGACGCCCGCGTGTTCGAAGCCGTCGCGCGCTACCGGGTGGAGCGCGACGAAAACGGCGTCGTGGAGCTCACCACGCCGCTGGACGAGGGCTCCGCGAGGGTCCGCTTCAGCGGCTCCACCGTCGGCGTGCTGTCCCTGGGCTCGGCTCTGGCAGCGCTGTTCGCGATCGTATTGGCGGGGCTCCTGGGTACGCGCCTCGGGCGCTCGCTGCAGAACGATCTGGCCATCGCCACCCGCGGCATCCGGCTGTTGGGCACCGAGGCCGTGATCAGCGGCGGCACCCGCGTGATGCGTCCGGCGCGCTACCGGGATGTCGAGGCGCTCGGACGCGCCATCGAGCGCCTGGCAGACCGCTTCCGGGTCTTCGCGCGGGCGCAAGAACGGGCAATCGCGGCCCGCGAGCGCGCCGCGCGCATGCGCGGGCTGTTCTTCGCCAGCGTGAGTCACGACCTGAAGAGTCCGCTGAACGCGATCTTGGGCTTTACGGAGCTGGTGCGGCAGTTGGAGCCCGTCACCGCGGAGCAGGCCCAGAGTCTCGACCTCATCGAGCGGCGCGGCCGCGAGCTGTTGGCGCTGATCGAGACCATCTTGGACGCGGCACGCGTGGAGGCCAAGCAGCTGAATCTGGTGCGCGAGCCCGTGCGGATCAGCGAGCTTTTGTCCGACGCCGTCGCCAAGGGCAAGGACCTGGGCGGCGACCGCGCGGTGGAGCTGGTGACGGAAATATCGGAAGGCATTCCGACCCTCGAGCTCGACCGCGTGCGCGTGGCTCGCGCCATTGCGGCGCTGATTGGTCACGCACTACGGAGCGCGGATCGCAGCTTCGTGCGCATGCGCGCCACGCCTTCGCGCACCGGAGGCGCACGCATCGACATCGAGGTCCCCAGCGCCAAGCTCAGTGCGCGGCAGCTGGAAGCGCTGTTGGAGCCTTCCTACACTCCATCGCGGGGCGAACACCGCGGCCTGGTCTTGGGGTTGGGGCTCGCGCGTGCCGTGGTGGATCAACACGGTGGGTCCATCTCGGTTGCGGATCGCGGGGACAAGGGCAGCGTGCTGTCCGTGCGCTTGCCCGCGGGTTGA
- the glnA gene encoding type I glutamate--ammonia ligase, whose amino-acid sequence MKAKEAIELGKKNGAVMVDLKFIDLPGKWQHTSVPFERLEVESFEEGFGFDGSSIRGFQPINQSDMLLIPDPETAVMDPFTKHPTLSLQCTIQDTITRQNYSRDPRHIARKAEAYLKSTGIADTVYFGPEAEFFIFDDVRFDASSNEAYYHIDSVEADWNTGRDEKPNLGHKIRHKEGYFPVAPQDSQMDLRTEICLEMKQVGIEVEVSHHEVATAGQGEIDMRYDSMVRCADKLMWFKHIVKNVAHRYNKTATFMPKPIYGDNGNGMHCHQSLWADGKPLFAGDGYAGLSDIALWYIGGILKHARALTAITNPTTNSYRRLVPGFEAPVNLAYSSRNRSAAIRISTYSPSPKARRLELRFPDPTCNPYIAFPAMMMAGLDGIQNKIDPGDPLDKDIYSLSPEELKDVARVPASLEDALNALEADHEFLLKGDVFTRDAIEMWLDYKRERELQFTRLHPTPVEFFLYYDI is encoded by the coding sequence ATGAAAGCGAAAGAAGCGATCGAGCTAGGCAAGAAGAACGGCGCAGTGATGGTGGACTTGAAGTTCATCGATCTGCCGGGCAAGTGGCAGCACACCAGCGTTCCCTTCGAGCGTCTCGAAGTGGAGAGCTTCGAGGAAGGCTTCGGTTTCGATGGCTCCTCCATCCGCGGCTTCCAGCCCATCAATCAGAGCGACATGCTGCTGATTCCGGATCCCGAGACGGCCGTCATGGATCCCTTCACCAAGCACCCCACGCTCAGCCTGCAGTGCACCATCCAGGACACCATCACGCGGCAGAACTACTCGCGGGATCCGCGGCACATCGCGCGCAAGGCCGAGGCCTACCTCAAGAGCACGGGCATCGCGGATACCGTGTATTTCGGGCCGGAAGCCGAGTTCTTCATCTTCGACGACGTGCGCTTCGACGCCAGCAGCAACGAAGCCTACTACCACATCGATTCCGTGGAGGCGGACTGGAACACGGGTCGTGACGAGAAGCCGAACCTGGGCCACAAGATCCGTCACAAGGAAGGCTACTTCCCCGTTGCTCCGCAGGACTCGCAGATGGATCTGCGAACCGAGATCTGCCTGGAGATGAAGCAGGTCGGCATCGAGGTGGAGGTCAGCCACCACGAAGTAGCGACGGCCGGCCAGGGCGAAATCGACATGCGCTACGACAGCATGGTCCGCTGCGCGGACAAGCTGATGTGGTTCAAGCACATCGTGAAGAACGTCGCCCACCGCTACAACAAGACGGCGACCTTCATGCCCAAGCCCATCTACGGCGACAACGGCAACGGCATGCACTGCCACCAGTCCCTGTGGGCGGACGGCAAGCCGCTGTTCGCCGGCGACGGCTACGCGGGCCTGTCCGACATCGCCCTCTGGTACATCGGCGGCATCCTCAAGCACGCGCGGGCGCTCACGGCCATCACGAACCCCACGACCAACAGCTATCGCCGCTTGGTTCCAGGCTTCGAGGCCCCGGTGAACCTGGCGTACTCCAGCCGAAATCGCTCGGCGGCCATCCGCATCTCGACCTACTCGCCGTCGCCCAAGGCGCGGCGCCTCGAGCTGCGCTTCCCGGATCCGACCTGCAATCCGTACATCGCCTTCCCGGCCATGATGATGGCGGGGCTGGACGGCATCCAGAACAAGATCGACCCCGGAGATCCGCTGGACAAGGACATCTACTCCCTGTCCCCGGAGGAGCTGAAGGACGTGGCGCGGGTGCCGGCTTCGCTGGAAGACGCGCTGAACGCGCTGGAAGCGGACCACGAGTTCTTGCTCAAGGGCGACGTCTTCACGCGGGACGCCATCGAGATGTGGCTGGACTACAAGCGCGAGCGCGAGCTGCAGTTCACTCGCCTCCACCCCACGCCGGTGGAGTTCTTCCTGTACTACGACATCTGA
- a CDS encoding HAMP domain-containing histidine kinase produces the protein MRRPLRRRLPFLPLAPAAVVALGVLTAAAMLAIGIAQLRSQSDDAAAMRAKIVSHTLSARLRATQAEDRAAVVDRAARRSGAEILLVRQDASIIVDSSLGAPPHETLHDILVEVEGEAQTELGRTRYHVTPLGPPFQHLSVVTFVRAPEAPFATSSLLTSVAALTAILIGVAALVAFAIARDVRADVDYVRERIVGMAAEGAAPAGKPIAVRSMDQIGLLTSAFNALVDRFTAAELAYRQDLAGALSYDQNRAAFLAALSHELRTPLNAILGFTEVLLSEVDGPLSADAQENLSVVRNSGEHLRALIDDILDLSALESGELELSPRPVDIFPIAEEVVRELLVTARAKGVGLELSGEHAVAWADARRVRQILSNVLGNAVKFTNVGEVRIRVSTEPGWAVFRVTDTGPGIAREDQGAIFDEYRQAGDTGARSIGTGLGLAITRRLVNMHHGSIELESSVGVGSSFTVWLPVEPEP, from the coding sequence GTGCGGCGACCTCTCCGGCGCCGGCTCCCCTTCCTTCCGCTGGCCCCGGCGGCGGTCGTTGCGCTGGGCGTGCTCACCGCTGCCGCCATGCTCGCCATCGGCATCGCGCAACTGCGCTCCCAGAGCGACGACGCCGCCGCGATGCGCGCCAAGATCGTCAGCCACACGCTGTCGGCGCGATTGCGCGCGACGCAGGCGGAGGATCGCGCGGCCGTCGTGGATCGCGCGGCGCGGCGCTCCGGCGCAGAAATCCTACTGGTGCGACAAGACGCCAGCATCATCGTCGACAGCAGCCTGGGTGCCCCGCCACACGAAACGCTGCACGACATCTTGGTGGAGGTGGAGGGGGAAGCGCAGACGGAGCTCGGTCGCACGCGCTACCACGTCACGCCCCTCGGGCCGCCGTTCCAGCATCTCTCGGTGGTCACCTTCGTGCGCGCTCCGGAAGCGCCGTTCGCCACCAGCTCGCTGCTCACCAGCGTGGCGGCGCTGACCGCGATCCTGATCGGCGTGGCAGCGCTGGTGGCGTTCGCCATCGCCCGGGACGTCCGAGCGGACGTGGACTACGTGCGGGAACGGATCGTGGGCATGGCCGCCGAGGGCGCGGCACCCGCGGGAAAACCCATCGCCGTTCGCTCGATGGACCAGATCGGCCTCTTGACCAGCGCGTTCAACGCCCTGGTGGACCGCTTCACCGCGGCGGAGCTCGCTTATCGGCAGGATCTGGCCGGCGCGCTCTCTTACGACCAGAACCGAGCCGCGTTCCTGGCCGCCCTGAGCCACGAGCTGCGCACGCCGCTGAACGCGATCTTGGGTTTCACGGAGGTGCTCCTGAGCGAGGTGGACGGTCCCCTCAGCGCGGATGCCCAAGAAAACTTGAGCGTCGTTCGCAACAGCGGCGAGCACCTCCGAGCGCTCATCGACGACATCTTGGATCTCTCCGCCCTGGAGTCGGGCGAGCTCGAGCTGTCGCCTCGCCCCGTCGACATATTTCCCATCGCCGAAGAAGTCGTCCGCGAACTGTTGGTCACGGCCCGCGCCAAGGGTGTGGGCCTCGAGCTCAGCGGCGAGCACGCCGTGGCCTGGGCGGACGCTCGCCGCGTGCGACAGATCTTGAGCAACGTGCTGGGCAACGCCGTGAAGTTCACCAACGTGGGCGAGGTCCGGATCCGAGTGAGCACGGAGCCGGGGTGGGCGGTATTCCGCGTGACGGATACTGGGCCGGGCATTGCACGCGAGGATCAGGGCGCAATCTTCGACGAGTATCGCCAAGCCGGTGACACCGGCGCTCGTAGCATCGGCACCGGACTCGGGCTCGCCATCACCCGGCGCCTGGTCAACATGCACCATGGCAGCATCGAGCTCGAAAGCTCGGTGGGCGTGGGCTCGTCGTTCACCGTCTGGCTGCCGGTGGAGCCAGAGCCATGA
- a CDS encoding serine/threonine protein kinase, with the protein MASPQPKSHVPPGTVVGDKFRVTREIGRGGMAAVYEAENIHIGKRVAVKVLNAELVTSRIVRERFLREARAAAAIRSPYICDVYDSGVYDGRPFLVMELLEGESLYDMMIRVRRLDVDLTIRVATHTCRGLAKAHEASVIHRDLKPENIFLTKAEDGELVAKVLDFGLAKFYEPTTADPDQVRLTREGALFGTPAYMSPEQAKGKGDVDHRADLWALGCIVYECLTGQTVWNVDQGVAMILAQIAGAPIPKPSKLRPDLPPSFDAWFAKALDRDPNKRFQDPKEFADALAVAFQKGSVPSLHRSPAPSDEEGAVVDELVGQSHAAIPAPSSIPQQTFDLSPDEVLTVRPPPKGGGAGRAIAALVAVAAMAIGGYLLWFYVLHPPRVATQTPPAPSATAADAGAPDAARAEKLEPVEQEPYALQIGSAQKLLSEGRLENSLAMFKEAFNNGGNGAARSLLSHATVGLPKSDGPCRVTGLSRPRPFDVVVMSSRPSIALSPLGPIAVWVDNHQDPARRQAFSAVLDKALRRVSPERLVTPEAESVRHPQLVSANDKLALIYWDGAGNDPGVYVRMLAADGRIASPAHRLSGVQRHEFYPALSRAADGSFWAVWEEKLGKSSDLVARHLNAESEPLGDAVRLTAFASDTDATKPDVAIDADHLNIVFTAEKKKKQQVMLLRIALSDPGLTTGIVEDEKKKKKRRKDDHRHLGEMTPVSASHGKNAQPRIACGGDGCFVVWDDESAGALAAFIDRKKGEALWHREFARKGSRPGIASSPTSVATTWYEGSRVKIAKLTRDGVEAPTTLARVGGYQPYPAIVAGREPGEWYISWRDYEAGHLEAFVVRTECP; encoded by the coding sequence ATGGCCTCCCCTCAGCCCAAGTCCCACGTTCCCCCCGGCACTGTCGTCGGGGACAAGTTCCGCGTCACACGCGAAATCGGTCGCGGCGGCATGGCGGCGGTGTACGAGGCGGAGAACATCCACATCGGCAAGCGCGTCGCGGTCAAGGTGCTCAACGCCGAGCTCGTGACCTCACGCATCGTTCGGGAGCGGTTCCTGCGCGAGGCTCGAGCCGCAGCGGCCATTCGCAGCCCATACATCTGCGACGTGTACGACTCCGGCGTTTACGACGGGCGCCCCTTCCTGGTGATGGAGCTGCTGGAGGGGGAGAGCCTGTACGACATGATGATCCGCGTCCGCCGGCTGGACGTCGATCTCACCATTCGGGTGGCCACCCACACCTGTCGCGGCCTCGCCAAAGCGCACGAAGCCAGCGTCATTCACCGGGACCTCAAGCCGGAGAACATCTTCCTGACCAAGGCGGAGGACGGCGAGCTGGTCGCCAAGGTCCTCGACTTCGGTCTCGCCAAGTTCTACGAGCCCACCACTGCGGATCCGGATCAGGTGCGGCTCACGCGGGAAGGCGCGCTGTTCGGAACGCCAGCGTACATGAGCCCGGAGCAGGCCAAGGGCAAGGGCGACGTCGACCATCGCGCCGATCTGTGGGCTCTGGGCTGCATCGTGTACGAGTGCCTCACGGGCCAAACGGTGTGGAACGTGGACCAGGGGGTGGCCATGATCCTGGCCCAGATCGCCGGCGCCCCCATTCCCAAACCCAGCAAGCTGCGCCCCGATCTGCCACCCAGCTTCGACGCTTGGTTCGCCAAGGCGCTGGACCGGGACCCCAACAAGCGCTTCCAGGATCCCAAGGAGTTCGCCGACGCGCTGGCGGTGGCATTCCAGAAGGGCAGCGTTCCCTCACTTCACCGAAGCCCCGCCCCCAGCGACGAAGAGGGCGCCGTGGTCGACGAGCTCGTCGGACAGAGCCACGCGGCGATCCCGGCGCCCTCGTCGATCCCTCAGCAGACCTTCGACCTCTCCCCGGACGAAGTGCTCACGGTACGCCCCCCCCCGAAGGGCGGCGGCGCCGGCCGCGCCATCGCGGCCCTGGTAGCCGTCGCGGCGATGGCCATCGGTGGCTACCTGTTGTGGTTCTACGTGCTGCACCCGCCACGGGTCGCGACGCAGACGCCCCCGGCCCCGAGCGCCACCGCCGCGGATGCGGGAGCCCCGGACGCCGCCCGAGCGGAGAAGCTCGAGCCCGTGGAGCAGGAGCCTTATGCGCTGCAGATCGGCAGCGCCCAGAAGCTCTTGTCCGAAGGGCGCCTGGAAAACTCGCTGGCGATGTTCAAGGAGGCCTTCAACAACGGCGGCAACGGCGCGGCACGATCCCTCTTGAGCCACGCGACGGTCGGCCTGCCGAAGAGCGACGGGCCCTGCCGTGTCACGGGGCTCTCCCGCCCGCGCCCCTTCGACGTCGTGGTGATGTCGTCGCGACCGAGCATCGCCCTGTCCCCGCTGGGGCCCATCGCCGTGTGGGTCGACAACCACCAGGACCCCGCCCGCCGGCAGGCGTTCTCCGCGGTGCTGGACAAGGCGCTACGCCGGGTCTCGCCGGAGAGATTGGTGACGCCGGAAGCGGAAAGCGTGCGGCACCCGCAGCTGGTCAGCGCCAACGACAAGCTGGCATTGATTTATTGGGACGGCGCGGGCAACGACCCGGGCGTCTACGTACGCATGCTGGCAGCGGATGGGCGCATCGCGAGCCCGGCCCATCGTCTCTCTGGTGTGCAGCGCCACGAGTTCTATCCCGCCCTCAGCCGCGCCGCGGATGGAAGCTTCTGGGCCGTGTGGGAAGAGAAGCTGGGCAAGAGCTCGGACCTCGTGGCGCGACACCTGAACGCCGAATCGGAACCCCTGGGGGACGCGGTGCGCCTGACGGCTTTCGCTTCGGACACCGACGCCACCAAGCCCGACGTGGCCATCGACGCCGATCACTTGAACATCGTGTTCACGGCGGAAAAGAAGAAGAAGCAGCAGGTGATGCTGCTGCGCATCGCGCTCTCCGATCCCGGACTGACGACGGGCATCGTGGAGGACGAGAAGAAAAAGAAGAAACGGCGGAAGGACGACCATCGTCACCTCGGGGAGATGACCCCCGTGAGCGCCAGCCACGGCAAGAACGCGCAGCCACGCATCGCGTGTGGCGGCGACGGCTGCTTCGTGGTGTGGGACGACGAGAGCGCGGGCGCGCTGGCAGCGTTCATCGATCGCAAGAAGGGCGAGGCCCTTTGGCATCGAGAGTTCGCGCGCAAGGGTTCCCGCCCCGGAATCGCGTCGTCGCCCACGAGCGTGGCGACGACCTGGTACGAAGGCTCCCGGGTGAAGATCGCCAAGCTCACTCGAGACGGCGTGGAAGCCCCCACCACCCTGGCGCGCGTGGGCGGCTACCAGCCCTACCCCGCCATCGTGGCCGGTCGCGAGCCGGGCGAATGGTACATCTCCTGGAGGGACTACGAGGCGGGACACCTCGAGGCCTTCGTGGTGCGGACGGAGTGCCCGTGA
- a CDS encoding GNAT family N-acetyltransferase translates to MLAIPSRATVRRNPVESQRLLLLPIEPVDGPELWDAVDGSRWHLERWLPWVPFSNTPEASQRYAEACASDWDAGRAVRFAIRDRQTRDLLGVVGLDSCIHLHRSCELGYWLRREATGRGLMTEAARACVDFAFQRMGVHRVRCAAATDNHPSLRVISRLGFRFEGIARQAEFVGSRWLDHAVFARLSSDP, encoded by the coding sequence ATGCTGGCGATCCCGTCCCGGGCCACGGTGCGACGAAACCCGGTGGAGTCGCAGCGGCTCTTGCTGTTGCCCATAGAGCCAGTAGACGGCCCGGAGCTCTGGGACGCCGTGGACGGGTCGCGCTGGCACCTCGAGCGCTGGCTACCCTGGGTTCCCTTCAGCAACACGCCCGAGGCCAGTCAGCGCTATGCGGAAGCGTGCGCCTCCGACTGGGATGCCGGGCGCGCGGTGCGCTTCGCGATCCGCGATCGCCAGACGCGTGACCTGCTCGGGGTGGTGGGCCTCGACTCCTGCATTCATCTGCACCGCTCTTGCGAGCTCGGCTACTGGCTCCGGAGGGAAGCCACGGGCCGCGGCCTGATGACCGAAGCTGCCCGCGCCTGCGTCGACTTCGCGTTCCAGCGCATGGGCGTTCACCGCGTGCGCTGCGCAGCGGCCACCGACAACCACCCCAGCCTGCGTGTCATCTCGCGCTTGGGCTTCCGCTTCGAGGGAATCGCCCGCCAGGCGGAGTTCGTCGGATCGCGCTGGCTGGACCACGCCGTCTTCGCCCGCCTGAGCAGCGATCCCTGA
- a CDS encoding DUF2752 domain-containing protein, which yields MNRAARFLARLDRAELGGLLTLAAFVLAVSFVPLAVSFAVTPEDIESGRVQLSPPCPYKASHGRECASCGLTRGFSAMSHGRIADARRYNAGAPWLYLGFWLLAGASATSAAVVVRRLAALGNTRGSALTPTSAGS from the coding sequence ATGAACCGCGCTGCTCGCTTCCTCGCGCGATTGGATCGCGCCGAGCTCGGCGGACTTCTGACGCTCGCGGCGTTCGTCCTGGCCGTCTCGTTCGTTCCCTTGGCGGTGTCCTTCGCCGTGACTCCGGAGGACATCGAGTCGGGCCGCGTGCAGCTCTCGCCCCCGTGCCCGTACAAGGCGAGCCACGGACGCGAGTGCGCGAGCTGCGGGCTCACGCGCGGCTTTTCCGCGATGAGCCACGGCCGGATCGCGGATGCGCGCCGTTACAATGCGGGTGCGCCCTGGCTCTACCTCGGCTTCTGGCTCCTGGCCGGCGCCAGCGCGACGAGCGCTGCCGTGGTGGTGCGGCGCCTCGCCGCTCTGGGGAACACGCGAGGTTCCGCGCTGACACCAACATCAGCTGGGAGCTGA